One genomic segment of Suricata suricatta isolate VVHF042 chromosome 16, meerkat_22Aug2017_6uvM2_HiC, whole genome shotgun sequence includes these proteins:
- the IL11 gene encoding interleukin-11 → MNSVCCLVLVALSLWPERAAAPGPPPGPPRASPDPRAELDSAVLLTRSLLADTRQLAAQLRDKFPADGDHNLDSLPTLAMSAGALGALQLPGVLTRLRADLLSYLRHVQWLRRAGGASLRTLEPELGALQARLDRLLRRLQLLMSRLALPQAPPDPPAPPLAPPASAWGGIRAAHAILGGLHLTLDWAVRGLLLLKTRL, encoded by the exons ATGAACA GTGTTTGCTGCCTGGTCCTGGTCGCTCTGAGCCTGTGGCCGGAGAGAGCTGCTGCCCCGGGGCCACCGCCTGGCCCCCCACGGGCCTCCCCAGACCCTCGGGCTGAGCTGGACAGCGCCGTGCTCCTGACCCGCTCGCTCCTGGCGGACACTCGGCAGCTTGCTGCACAGCTG AGAGACAAATTTCCGGCCGACGGAGACCACAACCTGGACTCTCTTCCCACTTTGGCCATGAGTGCAGGGGCGCTGGGGGCCCTACAG CTCCCCGGTGTGCTAACGCGGCTGCGGGCAGACCTGCTCTCCTACCTGCGGCACGTGCAGTGGCTGCGGCGGGCGGGCGGCGCTTCCCTGCGGACCCTGGAACCGGAGCTGGGCGCCCTGCAGGCCCGGCTGGACCGACTGCTGCGCCGGCTGCAGCTCCTG ATGTCCCGCCTGGCCTTACCCCAAGCGCCCCCAGACCCACCAGCTCCCCCGCTGGcccccccagcctcagcctgggGGGGCATCAGGGCGGCTCATGCCATTCTTGGGGGCTTGCACCTGACCCTTGACTGGGCCGTGAGGGGCTTGCTGCTGCTGAAGACTCGGCTGTGA
- the LOC115280093 gene encoding cytochrome c oxidase subunit 6B2, protein MLDTESQKSPKGRWPTPPFDPRFPNQNQTRNCYQNFLDYHRCVKKMNRHGKSTQPCEYYLRVFQSLCPRSWVQRWTEQIQDGTFAGKI, encoded by the exons ATGTTGGATACTGAGTCCCAGAAGTCCCCCAAGGGGAGATGGCCAACACCACCCTTTGACCCGCGCTTCCCCAACCAGAACCAGACCCGTAACTGCTACCAGAACTTCCTGG ACTACCACCGCTGTGTCAAGAAAATGAACCGCCACGGGAAAAGCACGCAGCCCTGCGAGTATTACCTCCGCGTGTTCCAGTCGCTGTGCCCCAGGAGCTGG GTGCAGCGCTGGACCGAGCAGATCCAGGATGGGACCTTCGCGGGTAAAATCTGA
- the FAM71E2 gene encoding LOW QUALITY PROTEIN: protein FAM71E2 (The sequence of the model RefSeq protein was modified relative to this genomic sequence to represent the inferred CDS: inserted 2 bases in 2 codons), whose translation MNWLRNFRHVVPFQGPSKRAPALGELQKTLQKGEYLPLRPLPMFESNFVQVTSRGHPVYVHHRTNPVTVGVAASQPGLLLPDILLMAQPSGGRGCSDLVLTRMLPLDLLHLYVHDLPSWRLKLCLATGQSYYLELDAPAEEAGFLFDRWVRLINLLQEPAAAWVPRALHALPMDLASVVPPASTWHLQVGSVPHRLWEQLGFGISEPRPTAEIQNPKKCSEGGGSWEHLLVLTILPLFSVHLQGCFSDSETATVPGGLTETPTRRASADKPDAFLLESCDPFDSNPWQQDIENLGDPDASPLPSSSFSPATCPPPFSCPADYPSFRRHERKAQALGPGQRQGPPPSPKTANPHVASWKVPFLLGQSRRVSAVRAPSQKISTAHGSSQQAPVVPTVTQKPPAVHSRPRKAPALSPASQEAAASPGPSRKGPPLLALPPKAVSPSVPRRKSLFLPTPSQKALTSRAQYQMALDTANLGTLPVGSPRGHVLERSKLEGMPRPLRFVGTPEMDLIEARSPRTSQELPFTATTKESEEVVITNALDVTLDGLKGRGKLKDKVHVKKEETSLDTPGLTSPTVGQQQKWPPEEGRRPFSVEELAVAKTMIMANSKEPPLRPATVSLPFWVLTPQTSDMSTVSHSQVPLLQKTSEVVGEQSLSGTGVKERMHPWGDETTYRWVESQTHIPKESAKAPEASSLVTDCVSPNPIPLAASRWEEVPRXPTSLTPISKMEASVFQXPKRPSHGLEGTLGPLEGMPDQGPLAMKELSSDVILPTLLEDESVKHMAPEAENMEKLGVFSQVFGVTANMFCQLH comes from the exons ATGAACTGGCTTCGGAACTTCAGGCACGTGGTGCCATTCCAGGGACCCTCAAAACGAGCCCCCGCTCTCGGCGAGCTGCAGAAGACCCTCCAGAAGGGCGAGTACCTGCCCCTCCGCCCGCTGCCCATGTTCGAGAGTAACTTTGTCCAG gtGACCAGCCGAGGGCACCCCGTGTACGTGCACCACAGGACCAACCCTGTGACCGTGGGGGTGGCTgcctcccagcctggcctgctGTTGCCAGACATCCTGCTGATGGCTCAGCCctcggggggcagggggtgctcCGACCTCGTCCTCACCAG GATGCTCCCTCTGGACCTGCTCCACCTCTACGTGCATGACCTGCCCTCCTGGCGCCTGAAGTTGTGCCTGGCCACAGGCCAGTCCTACTACCTGGAGCTGGACGCCCCCGCCGAGGAGGCCGGCTTCCTGTTTGACCGCTGGGTGCGTCTCATCAATCTGCTCCAGGAGCCAGCAGCAgcctgggtccccagggccctgCACGCGCTCCCCATGGACCTGGCCTCCGTGGTACCTCCTGCCTCCACCTGGCACCTCCAGGTGGGCAGTGTCCCTCACAGACTCTGGGAGCAGCTAGGGTTTGGGATTTCAGAACCAAGACCAACAGCTGAAATCCAGAACCCCAAGAAAT GTTCTGAGGGAGGAGGCAGCTGGGAGCATCTCCTGGTCCTGACcattcttcccctcttctctgtccACCTACAGGGTTGCTTTTCTGACTCAGAAACAGCCACAGTCCCGGGAGGTTTGACTGAGACCCCCACCCGCCGTGCCTCCGCGGACAAGCCTGATGCCTTCTTGCTGGAATCCTGTGATCCCTTTGACTCGAACCCGTGGCAGCAGGACATTGAAAACCTGGGGGACCCCGATGCCAGCCCCTTGCCCTCgtcctccttctccccagccacctgccctccccccttctcctgcCCAGCCGATTACCCCTCCTTCCGCAGGCACGAGAGAAAGGCCCAGGCTCTGGGacctgggcagaggcaggggcctCCACCCTCTCCGAAGACCGCAAACCCCCACGTTGCCTCTTGGAAGGTTCCATTCCTCCTTGGCCAGTCCAGGAGGGTCTCAGCAGTGCGCGCTCCATCCCAGAAGATCTCAACTGCACATGGCTCATCCCAGCAGGCCCCCGTGGTGCCCACTGTTACCCAGAAGCCCCCAGCAGTCCACAGCCGGCCTCGGAAGGCCCCAGCTCTATCTCCTGCTTCCCAGGAGGCCGCAGCCAGTCCCGGCCCATCACGGAAGGGCCCACCTCTACTTGCTCTTCCTCCAAAGGCTGTATCCCCCTCTGTCCCAAGAAGGAAATCTTTGTTCCTACCTACCCCATCCCAGAAGGCTCTGACCTCACGTGCTCAATACCAGATGGCACTGGACACTGCAAATTTGGGCACATTGCCCGTGGGAAGTCCTAGAGGGCATGTGCTTGAGAGAAGCAAGCTCGAAGGGATGCCAAGACCACTGAGGTTTGTGGGTACCCCGGAGATGGACCTGATAGAGGCAAGGAGCCCGAGAACATCCCAGGAGCTGCCTTTTACCGCCACCACCAAGGAGTCAGAGGAGGTCGTGATCACTAACGCCCTGGATGTCACCCTGGATGGCTTGAAGGGCAGGGGCAAGTTGAAGGACAAGGTCCACGTAAAGAAGGAGGAGACATCCCTGGACACGCCTGGCTTAACATCCCCGACAGTGGGGCAACAGCAGAAGTGGCCcccggaggaggggaggaggccatTCTCCGTGGAGGAGCTCGCCGTTGCCAAGACGATGATCATGGCCAACTCCAAGGAACCGCCCCTGAGACCAGCAACAGTCAGTCTGCCCTTCTGGGTCTTGACCCCCCAGACGTCTGACATGTCCACAGTCAGCCACAGTCAGGTCCCCTTGCTGCAGAAGACGTCAGAGGTGGTTGGAGAGCAGTCCCTGTCTGGCACCGGGGTGAAGGAGAGAATGCATCCATGGGGTGATGAGACCACATATCGCTGGGTGGAATCACAGACCCATATCCCAAAAGAGTCTGCCAAAGCGCCTGAGGCCAGCAGCCTGGTGACGGACTGTGTCTCCCCGAATCCCATCCCTCTGGCTGCATCCAGGTGGGAGGAGGTACCCC CACCCACCTCACTGACCCCCATCTCAAAGATGGAGGCCAGTGTGTTCC AGCCAAAGAGACCATCTCATGGGCTCGAGGGGACGTTAGGCCCGCTGGAAGGGATGCCGGACCAGGGCCCCTTGGCCATGAAGGAGTTGTCCTCTGATGTTATCTTACCAACGCTCTTAGAAGATGAGAGTGTGAAGCACATGGCCCCTGAGGCAGAGAACATGGAGAAACTGGGTGTCTTCAGCCAGGTATTTGGGGTGACAGCTAACATGTTCTGTCAACTCCATTAG
- the UBE2S gene encoding ubiquitin-conjugating enzyme E2 S, producing the protein MNSNVENLPPHIIRLVYKEVTTLTADPPDGIKVFPNEEDLTDLQVTIEGPEGTPYAGGLFRMKLLLGKDFPASPPKGYFLTKIFHPNVGANGEICVNVLKRDWTAELGIRHVLLTIKCLLIHPNPESALNEEAGRLLLENYEGYAARARLLTEIHGGAGGXXXXXAEAARAPSADALAPGGPGGADGPMAKKHAGERDKKLAAKKKTDKKRALRRL; encoded by the exons ATG AACTCCAATGTGGAGAACCTGCCCCCCCACATCATTCGCCTGGTGTATAAGGAGGTAACCACGCTGACTGCTGACCCACCTGATGGCATCAAGGTCTTTCCCAACGAGGAGGACCTCACTGACCTGCAGGTCACCATCGAGGGCCCTG AGGGGACCCCTTACGCCGGAGGCCTGTTCCGCATGAAGCTCCTGCTGGGGAAGGACTTTCCCGCCTCCCCGCCCAAGGGTTACTTCCTGACCAAGATTTTCCACCCCAACGTGGGCGCCAACGGGGAGATCTGCGTCAACGTGCTCAAGAGGGACTGGACAGCGGAGCTGGGCATCCGGCATGTGCTGCTG ACCATCAAGTGCCTGCTGATCCACCCCAACCCCGAGTCCGCCCTCAACGAGGAGGCCGGCCGCCTGCTCCTGGAGAACTACGAGGGGTACGCGGCCCGCGCCCGCCTGCTCACGGAGATCCACGGCGGCGCCGGCGG NNNNNNNNNNNNNNNNGCCGAGGCCGCCCGGGCCCCCTCCGCCGACGCCCTGGCCCCCGGGGGCCCGGGAGGAGCCGACGGCCCCATGGCCAAGAAGCACGCCGGCGAGCGGGACAAGAAGCTGGCCGCCAAGAAAAAGACGGACAAGAAGCGGGCGCTGCGGCGGCTGTAG
- the RPL28 gene encoding 60S ribosomal protein L28, with protein sequence MSAHLQWMVVRNCSSFLIKRNKQTYSTEPNNLKARNSFRYNGLIHRKIVGVEPAADGKGVVVVMKRRSGEHSPGMAAGRRPLSGHSGHAVEWRIPVVGREAV encoded by the exons ATGTCCGCCCACCTGCAATGGATGGTCGTGCGGAACTGCTCCAGCTTCCTGATCAAGAGGAACAAGCAGACGTACAGCACC GAACCCAATAACCTGAAGGCTCGCAACTCCTTCCGCTACAACGGGCTGATTCACCGCAAGATTGTGGGCGTGGAGCCGGCGGCCGACGGcaaaggggtggtggtggtcatGAAGCGGAGATCCGGTGAGCACTCGCCTGGCATGGCCGCGGGGCGCAGGCCCCTCTCGGGCCACAGCGGTCATGCTGTGGAATGGAGAATTCCGGTGGTCGGGAGGGAAGCCGTGTGA